GTGTTGCATCCATCCAATATCACtcagtgtgtaaaacatggCAAAAATGGTAATGGTATGTAATAAAAATCATCAACACTTTACTGAGCTTTGCGCATCCTGTCAGCTGCAGATGTCCTGTGGTTACTCAAGTTATTTAGGACGCAACTGTTGGTCAGCACACACAGTTTGGAGTTCAGGGTGTCTTTACTTTTCTCCCAACAATAATCTCCTCCTCGGTCTgcatttccctctcctcctctatcatcgtcctcctcctcaacctCACTCTCTTCATCGCTGCGTTCGTCTttttccagctgcagacagaagcagacgCAGGGCTTGTATGAAAATCTCACCTCAGATGTTAAAACATATGTTGGTCAGAGATGCCCTGTGGTTGATTACTGATTCTCACCTTGCCTTTCAGGAACTTATAGACCATGCGTAAGATCAAGCCAGCCCAGAAGATGTGAAGAGCCTGCAGCACCATCAGCAAGACGTTGAAAAAGTAATACCCGACGAAAGGTTCAAAGACCTCCATGGACAGCACCAGGGTGGTATGGATGATTCTGTGCATAATCAGATAATTAGAGTTATGTTGAAGAAGTGTTTCTGACAATAGACTCCCATCCTGCATTTAGgagtaaaatggaaaaacatctCACGAGTTAACCGTACTTGCTGGGGAAAATCACCAGTCGAGTCACAAGGAAGACCACAGCAAACACAACGAACAGTGTGTCACACGTTCTCCTCCAGCCAGTGCCATAGTTGAACATCTTGGCAGACTGCAAAAGTATCAATGAATTGAACTGATTACACAAATATGAACCATAAATGAAGCTATATGTGAAGCGAACTCACAACAGTGAACAAAACATGTGCAAAAACTTTATTTCCCCTTTCAACAAGGGGgaaataaacatgaacatgtgaGCTTCAGTCCATGATGAATCTGTGACACGAGCAGCATCAATCACGTCTTtgttgcctctgctgctgttgtttccttTCGCACGTCTTCCTGAGTGCAAGAATCCAGCATAGCTTATGAAAATATTCTTTAAATCGTTTCTCATCTACAattctttgttttgtgcatttaaACAAAAGTCGCCTCGGGCTGCTTGCTATCAGGACTCAGTCACAGGATCCGCCTGCTGAAATGAGTTGAGCATCCCACAGGCTGCCACACAGATCTCAACCTAGATATGTACTTTCTAAGAGGCGCCTCAAGCACGGTGTGGCCGTCTGACTGTAGTGTGGCTACACAGAGGTAGAAAATTGGCCAACGTGGAGATGAATCTATGGTGACCTGCTCTGAAGAGATTAATTATATTTGTGAGGTCCCATGTGCTTGTTAGACTATAGCCCTTGAGACGTGGGACTCTCACTGTACAAGTTGTTCTTTTGTCTTCCACAAAGGCTACATGAAAGCAGCCTTTCCAAGAAATTTAAGACAATACGTCGAATTTAGCACGAGTCGAGTAAAGCACGAGATGACACGTTACCTCAAGCAGGATGTCAGAGGAGTCGTGAAGCAGCATGACCAAGGTGCCGATGCGAATGTAGTTGGCACAGTAGGAGAAACTGAGCAGGAAGATGGTGGCCAGATGATGGATCACCTGTTCTTTAAAAtcctggcaaaaaaaaaaaagatatgtaGTGTATCGACtcagtgaaataaaatgacCTTCATGTGTCAACAGAATTTAAATCCCTGCTGTTATAGTTACTTATTAACCGTGTGTCCAGTGAAGTTTCTCATTACAGCAGTAGTGCAAGTCATCAGGTGTGAAATATGACCCAGCTGAAGCGATCATCGGGCTAATACCTTTACTTATGTCCTTCTCTAAAGGGCAAATGTATTGTGAGGCAATAAAGTTTCGAAACCTGAAACATTTATCGATGAACGAATGCTAAGGTCCTCACCTTCCTCTTGACGTCCACAGAGATCCGGAGGAGCAAAGAGCCATAAAAACCCAACTCAAGCATGTAGTACCAGTAATGAGCTCTCTCCATGGGCTGTGGACAAAATATTACTCAAAAGTCAATaaaaagttattaaaaaaaaacacagagacatttaCTGGTGGCACAAAAATGGAGCCAtatcagcagagagaggaacagcTGGAGGATTTCACTCAAAATGTCGATTAGGAAGTGCACTGTGTCTGTTGTACATCCTTTCAGTCAAGTACCATCAAACAAGCAGGGAATGACATTAATCTCCAACTATTCTGATGATGGATTCAGCTATTTTTCACTCAAAAAGGCCCAAAATTCACTGGTTCTCGCCTTCTCAGTCTTCTGGGCTTGAGGTTGGACAAAGAAGGACATATGAAGACCCCACTTTTTGGGCTTTGTGGAGCCGTAAGAGGCATTGTCACTTTTTTCAATTCATCTGGAGTCTGGGCTACACTGAACAACATCAGGCAGGTCGTGAACACTCCCATGATTCCCCGATTCTTCTTCACACCAAAGGTGCTTTTCATTATGCTAACATGTGTCCTTGCTTCCCTCACTCGCATCCCTTCCTAAGCTCCTCCAGaggcctcctctctcctcaagGTGCATTTAAGGGATTGGAAGATCCCCCATGATGGCAGAGGGGGAATTATAACCGGgtcacaggaggagagaggacatgACGAAGCATGATGAAATACACCCTATGACTGCTGTAAGAGACGAACTCAAACAGTCTAACGTCCTAACAGACAAGGCTCAGGTCTCGTAACAGGGATTCTGCAGTGACTCTGGGTATGAGCAGCAGAGTGGCGCAGCGGAAGCGTGCTGGGCCCATAACCCAGAGGTCGATGGATCGAAACCATCCTCTGCTATATCAGCCTTTTACAAAGAAACTGCTTCTTGGGTTTTGGCAATCAGACCAAGAAAGATGGCAATTCAAAGTCATTGCTTTGGTGttagtttgtttctttttaatcaaaatgaTATGCTCTAGGCCCATAAAGTATTTTTCATAGCAAGTTTGACAGCAATCACATTTAAACAGCAGGCGggacctgctgctgcatgtctgctCACATCCCTTGACTCATTTAACCATAGGATGAGTAACTGGATTTAAATTAACGACACAGATTATTCATT
The Chaetodon auriga isolate fChaAug3 chromosome 12, fChaAug3.hap1, whole genome shotgun sequence genome window above contains:
- the LOC143329403 gene encoding ceramide synthase 2-like, with amino-acid sequence MALLPDVWRQDYWLPPGVTWRDMEELADSERPLPHDLLIALPLALGFVGLRYVFERFCAPPMGRCLGVKNRSQVSAAPSPKLESFYTQRSRQPTQSEIVTLMSLCGKTQRQIETWFRLRRNQDRPCQTKKFGEAAWRFVFYLTAFIAGLACLIDRPWFWDRSECWRQYPVQPMERAHYWYYMLELGFYGSLLLRISVDVKRKDFKEQVIHHLATIFLLSFSYCANYIRIGTLVMLLHDSSDILLESAKMFNYGTGWRRTCDTLFVVFAVVFLVTRLVIFPSKIIHTTLVLSMEVFEPFVGYYFFNVLLMVLQALHIFWAGLILRMVYKFLKGKLEKDERSDEESEVEEEDDDRGGEGNADRGGDYCWEKSKDTLNSKLCVLTNSCVLNNLSNHRTSAADRMRKAQ